The following proteins are encoded in a genomic region of Nitrospirota bacterium:
- a CDS encoding archease, which produces MNTLRNSGSRDYNKSMADFEIIDVRADVGLIAYGKELKTAFENAAAGMFSIMIETETIIEKDCFNVEVGAENIEDLLVAWLNELIYLFETKGFVPAKCNIKELSETHLRAKVFGEGFSSEKHRPKTIVKAATYHDLEIKKDDSSYRIKVILDV; this is translated from the coding sequence ATGAATACCTTGCGTAATTCAGGTTCAAGGGATTATAATAAGTCCATGGCGGACTTTGAGATAATTGATGTAAGAGCAGATGTTGGGCTTATTGCCTATGGGAAGGAACTCAAAACCGCATTCGAGAATGCGGCGGCGGGGATGTTCAGTATTATGATAGAGACAGAAACTATCATCGAGAAGGACTGCTTCAATGTTGAAGTCGGGGCAGAGAATATAGAGGATCTCCTTGTCGCATGGTTAAACGAACTGATATACCTGTTTGAGACAAAGGGATTCGTTCCTGCAAAATGTAATATCAAAGAACTCAGCGAAACCCATTTGAGGGCCAAGGTCTTTGGTGAGGGTTTTTCATCCGAAAAACACAGACCGAAGACTATTGTCAAGGCAGCTACATACCATGATCTGGAGATAAAAAAAGATGATTCCTCCTACAGGATAAAGGTTATACTTGATGTTTAA
- a CDS encoding metalloregulator ArsR/SmtB family transcription factor: MLNSAYMNMKEITNIFKALSDSKRVRIVRILMQAGLELCVCEIVDCLQESQYNVSKQLKELKNAGVVKERKDGRWVFYSLAEPENEFHGTIIQALYNIKDETLSMDQKRLKERLSLRENGKCVIGIKSKEWESVASRLLLQKGN; the protein is encoded by the coding sequence ATGCTTAATAGTGCATATATGAATATGAAGGAGATTACCAATATCTTCAAGGCACTTTCTGACAGCAAACGGGTACGGATAGTAAGGATACTTATGCAGGCAGGTCTGGAGTTATGTGTATGTGAGATTGTGGACTGTCTGCAGGAGTCTCAGTACAATGTTTCAAAACAACTAAAAGAGCTTAAAAATGCTGGGGTTGTAAAAGAGAGAAAAGACGGCAGATGGGTCTTTTATTCACTTGCAGAGCCGGAGAATGAATTTCATGGAACCATCATTCAGGCACTATACAACATTAAAGACGAGACTCTTTCAATGGATCAAAAACGATTAAAGGAGAGGCTCTCCCTCAGAGAAAATGGAAAATGTGTTATAGGGATTAAGAGTAAAGAATGGGAAAGTGTAGCAAGCCGGTTACTGTTACAGAAGGGTAATTAA
- a CDS encoding permease: MFRKPDKKERIYLLIVVILYLSGLLYVYSHNLSFKSLYYYGLLQPKGITGDEVRLVEIETPFSWNIPQVLWYIFIKASAVHVELFQYWIVGMLIAGALVSFVPWEKVKKKMGYGRLGATFIATVAGAIIPICSCGIVPVLAGMVEAGIPLGPTMAFLIAAPMLNVAALFMTGGVLGWPLAFGRLLGTFGIALGVGYVLSRWQRKQRFLRRLVKLNITPRLSPELQQFAFDMAMKLTSHPEGLTTQELAPGKEEKLFLLGEAGVLDRDRGGRWHLPETTSMSADAIGACMVLPGGDVARSFSEKIKGTIATAWDFFLQLNYYLVLAVIIAGAIKVLIPTKVVISLVGGESLNSVLISSVVAVLAYVCTYVEIPTALAFIHKGMGGGATLAYLLGGPGLSLPSIMMLSGVFRSKVLALYVGLSFIGCVIAGYVFNLF, from the coding sequence ATGTTTAGAAAACCTGACAAAAAGGAAAGGATATACCTGTTGATTGTCGTAATTCTTTATCTGAGCGGGCTATTATATGTTTACTCTCACAACCTATCTTTCAAATCCCTTTACTATTACGGCCTTTTACAGCCAAAAGGTATTACAGGCGATGAGGTAAGGCTTGTTGAGATAGAGACACCTTTTTCATGGAATATACCACAGGTGCTTTGGTATATCTTTATAAAGGCATCAGCAGTCCATGTAGAGCTTTTTCAGTACTGGATTGTGGGGATGTTGATCGCAGGTGCGTTGGTCTCTTTCGTCCCTTGGGAAAAGGTTAAGAAGAAGATGGGTTATGGTAGGCTCGGGGCAACTTTTATTGCTACAGTAGCAGGTGCTATAATTCCTATATGTTCATGTGGTATTGTTCCGGTTCTGGCAGGTATGGTTGAGGCAGGCATCCCACTGGGACCAACAATGGCATTTCTTATTGCAGCACCAATGCTAAACGTAGCAGCGCTCTTTATGACCGGAGGTGTCCTCGGATGGCCATTAGCCTTTGGTAGGCTACTTGGCACATTTGGAATCGCTCTTGGTGTAGGGTATGTCCTCTCAAGGTGGCAGAGAAAACAGAGGTTTCTTAGAAGGCTTGTTAAACTTAATATTACGCCAAGGCTTTCCCCTGAGTTACAGCAGTTTGCCTTCGATATGGCAATGAAGCTCACAAGCCATCCTGAAGGACTCACAACACAGGAACTTGCTCCAGGTAAGGAAGAGAAGCTCTTTCTCCTTGGAGAAGCAGGAGTCCTTGACAGAGACAGAGGGGGCAGGTGGCACTTACCTGAAACAACTTCGATGTCCGCAGATGCAATAGGTGCATGTATGGTTCTTCCTGGAGGGGACGTCGCCAGGAGTTTTTCTGAAAAGATTAAGGGCACTATTGCCACTGCCTGGGATTTCTTTCTACAGTTGAATTACTATCTTGTCCTTGCCGTTATTATTGCTGGTGCGATAAAGGTTCTGATTCCAACAAAAGTGGTCATAAGCCTTGTTGGTGGTGAGAGCCTCAATTCTGTACTAATATCTTCTGTAGTTGCTGTGCTTGCGTATGTATGTACCTATGTGGAGATCCCTACTGCTCTTGCCTTTATCCACAAAGGCATGGGTGGTGGTGCAACACTGGCTTATCTGCTTGGTGGCCCAGGGCTCTCACTTCCATCAATAATGATGCTTTCAGGGGTTTTCAGATCAAAAGTACTTGCCCTTTATGTGGGTCTGAGTTTTATCGGGTGTGTAATAGCAGGGTATGTGTTTAATCTATTTTAA
- a CDS encoding FmdB family zinc ribbon protein, with protein MVYEFVCMDCDRMVEVKATVSEYEKGLKLTCPHCSSEEMVRVFSGITIASKSGVNFGSCGPSAGPGCCG; from the coding sequence ATGGTTTATGAATTCGTATGTATGGACTGCGATAGGATGGTTGAGGTTAAAGCTACTGTTTCTGAATATGAAAAAGGACTGAAGTTGACATGTCCTCATTGTAGCAGTGAAGAGATGGTAAGGGTATTCAGTGGCATTACAATTGCATCAAAAAGTGGTGTTAATTTTGGTAGTTGTGGCCCTTCAGCCGGTCCAGGATGTTGTGGTTAA
- a CDS encoding nucleotidyl transferase AbiEii/AbiGii toxin family protein, with translation MFYHAVPQHVAFLLSKLSSFPLPHNTYLAGGTAVTLYLGHRISIDIDLFTEEHFLTGPIVNAVRETHTVQIENVSDKDSFVVEVEGVRLSLFYYPYPLLEPLYYDSVYKIALTSFTDIAAMKIVAIVQRGTAKDFVDLKAIMEKTGMSLDQLISATLKKYGVPEDYSYHIKRGLVFFDEAEKGLKDVVILKESLQSPIGQTEWEDVKRFFNRIVL, from the coding sequence ATGTTTTACCATGCAGTCCCCCAACATGTGGCCTTCCTCCTAAGTAAGTTGAGTTCTTTCCCTTTACCTCATAATACCTATCTGGCAGGTGGCACTGCTGTTACCCTCTATTTGGGCCACAGGATTTCGATAGATATAGACCTTTTTACAGAAGAGCATTTTCTTACGGGTCCAATCGTAAATGCAGTAAGGGAAACACATACAGTCCAGATAGAAAATGTTTCAGATAAAGATTCCTTCGTAGTAGAGGTCGAAGGCGTAAGGTTAAGCCTGTTTTATTATCCCTATCCTCTCCTTGAGCCTCTTTATTATGATTCTGTTTACAAAATAGCCCTGACCTCTTTTACAGATATCGCTGCCATGAAGATAGTAGCGATAGTACAGAGAGGAACGGCAAAGGATTTTGTAGACTTAAAGGCTATAATGGAAAAAACTGGTATGTCGCTGGATCAACTGATCAGTGCAACTCTTAAAAAGTATGGAGTCCCAGAAGACTATTCTTACCACATAAAAAGAGGTCTTGTGTTTTTCGATGAAGCCGAAAAAGGGCTAAAGGATGTTGTCATCTTAAAAGAGTCTTTACAATCTCCGATTGGCCAAACTGAATGGGAGGATGTTAAAAGGTTCTTTAACCGTATTGTCTTATGA